A stretch of Mesorhizobium sp. M2A.F.Ca.ET.046.03.2.1 DNA encodes these proteins:
- a CDS encoding ABC transporter ATP-binding protein, with product MAPDALVRLQKVSKVFPGGIVGLDSVDLDIAPGEFLTLLGPSGCGKTTSLRVIAGFESPTSGNVLLEGRDITGLRPFDRPVNTVFQDYALFPHMDVAANVGFGLSLRKMSGTEQAKRIREALDMVGLADKLRARVSELSGGQRQRVALARAIVCEPRVLLLDEPLSALDAHLREQMQVELKRLQSRLGTTFVMVTHDQTEALSISDRIVVMNKGRIEQIAAPATLYDRPATRFVASFIGTMNLLQSLFVGRDGERLRFAAGELPLEATSDSSETPAAGDTRTIGVRPEDLLAASESGEGTAPARVSGVVFHGRTLRLHAELGQGTAIVIDAPRRADGFQFSVGDVAHVSLRRGANCPMLSS from the coding sequence TCCGGGCGAATTCCTGACGCTGCTTGGTCCCTCCGGCTGCGGCAAGACGACGAGCCTCCGCGTCATTGCCGGCTTCGAAAGCCCAACCAGCGGCAATGTCCTGCTCGAAGGCCGCGACATCACGGGCTTGCGGCCCTTCGACCGGCCGGTGAACACCGTCTTCCAGGACTATGCGCTGTTCCCGCACATGGATGTCGCGGCCAATGTCGGCTTCGGACTGTCGCTGCGCAAAATGTCCGGCACCGAGCAGGCAAAACGCATCCGCGAGGCGCTCGACATGGTTGGCCTCGCCGACAAGCTGCGCGCCCGCGTCTCCGAATTGTCCGGCGGCCAGCGCCAGCGCGTCGCGCTAGCTCGCGCCATTGTCTGCGAGCCGCGCGTGCTCCTTCTCGACGAGCCGCTGTCGGCGCTCGACGCGCATCTGCGCGAGCAGATGCAGGTCGAATTGAAACGGCTGCAGTCGCGGCTCGGCACCACCTTCGTCATGGTTACCCACGACCAGACCGAGGCGCTGTCGATCTCCGACCGCATCGTCGTCATGAACAAGGGCCGCATCGAGCAGATCGCAGCGCCGGCAACGCTCTACGACCGGCCCGCGACGCGCTTCGTCGCCTCCTTCATCGGCACGATGAATCTCTTGCAGTCGCTCTTCGTCGGCCGAGACGGCGAACGCCTGCGCTTCGCCGCCGGCGAGCTGCCGCTGGAGGCGACCTCAGACAGCAGCGAGACGCCGGCCGCCGGCGACACCCGCACCATTGGCGTGCGCCCGGAAGATCTTCTCGCCGCCAGCGAATCCGGCGAGGGCACCGCGCCGGCGCGGGTCAGCGGTGTCGTCTTCCACGGCCGCACGCTGCGCCTGCATGCCGAGCTCGGGCAGGGGACTGCGATAGTCATCGACGCGCCGCGGCGCGCCGACGGTTTTCAATTCAGCGTCGGCGACGTGGCGCATGTCAGTCTGCGGCGCGGCGCCAACTGCCCCATGCTTTCCAGCTGA
- a CDS encoding ABC transporter ATP-binding protein, producing MSLAQSALPIGISGIEKRFGAVSILSDLSLDVAAGEFLTLLGPSGSGKTTLLMILAGFVRANAGSIKVGGEEIITMPPHKRNIGMVFQNYALFPHMNVFHNIAFPLKQRRVSAAETAERVERALDLVQLKGLGERRVDQLSGGQRQRVALARAIVFEPRIVLMDEPLSALDKSLREHMQIELRNLHRRLGMTTVYVTHDQREAITMSDRIAVMNAGRIEQIDQPEVLYARPRTKFVAGFIGESSFIPVESRNGSVWYEDRKLRMNDAAPSTGRHLMVVRPEKLRLVADVGETGVNLLPATVGDVIYQGDSFVCYATLKDGRQVTLRDYCRSDVLAKLPAPGEPITLGIDAQDVVLVADQ from the coding sequence TTGTCTCTCGCGCAGTCCGCGCTGCCCATCGGCATAAGCGGGATTGAGAAGCGCTTCGGCGCGGTCTCCATCCTCAGCGATCTCAGCCTCGATGTCGCGGCGGGCGAATTCCTGACGCTGCTCGGGCCGTCCGGCTCGGGAAAGACGACCTTGCTGATGATCCTGGCCGGCTTCGTGCGGGCCAATGCCGGCTCGATCAAGGTCGGAGGCGAGGAGATCATCACCATGCCGCCGCACAAGCGCAACATCGGCATGGTGTTCCAGAACTATGCGCTGTTCCCGCATATGAACGTCTTCCACAACATCGCCTTTCCACTCAAGCAGCGCCGCGTGTCGGCCGCGGAAACAGCTGAACGCGTCGAGAGGGCGCTGGACCTGGTGCAACTGAAGGGCCTCGGCGAGCGCCGTGTCGACCAGCTCTCCGGCGGCCAGCGCCAGCGCGTGGCCTTGGCCCGCGCCATCGTTTTCGAGCCGCGCATCGTCTTGATGGACGAGCCGCTGTCGGCGCTCGACAAGAGCCTGCGCGAGCACATGCAGATCGAATTGCGCAACCTGCATCGCAGGCTCGGCATGACGACGGTCTACGTCACGCACGACCAGCGCGAGGCGATCACCATGTCGGACCGCATCGCCGTCATGAATGCCGGGCGCATCGAACAGATCGACCAGCCGGAAGTTCTCTACGCCAGGCCGCGGACGAAGTTCGTCGCCGGCTTCATCGGCGAGTCCAGCTTCATTCCCGTCGAGAGCCGAAATGGCAGCGTCTGGTACGAGGACAGGAAGTTACGGATGAACGATGCGGCGCCGTCCACTGGTCGGCATCTGATGGTGGTGCGGCCGGAAAAGCTGCGCCTGGTTGCCGACGTCGGCGAGACCGGCGTCAACCTGCTGCCAGCAACCGTCGGCGACGTCATCTACCAGGGCGACAGCTTCGTCTGCTACGCCACGCTCAAGGACGGCCGGCAGGTGACCCTGCGCGACTATTGCCGCTCCGATGTGCTGGCGAAACTGCCGGCGCCGGGCGAGCCGATCACGCTCGGTATCGATGCCCAGGACGTCGTGCTGGTGGCCGACCAATGA
- a CDS encoding ABC transporter permease, with translation MSLASASLGHASRRDGALNADALNADARWEAHGMLALLSPGLFLVFAVIIVPIGWLFWLSLFDESGQLSAANYARFFEQASYIKTFVTTFKVAFTVTGACVLLGYPLAYMLSQLPRRAASICLIFVILPFWTSVLVRTYAWLVILQRKGLVNTWLIDLGIISQPLPLANNFAGVIIGMTHIMLPFLVLPLYASMKTIDVDCLRAGMNLGASPAATFRQIFFPLSLPGLASGLVIVFVLCLGFFVTPALMGGGKVIMWAMRMEQTTSLYSNWGAGAALGVVLLAVTLALLGLFHWLLGTRATGVWSRR, from the coding sequence ATGAGCCTCGCATCCGCCAGTCTCGGTCATGCCTCCCGACGCGATGGGGCGCTCAATGCCGATGCGCTCAACGCCGACGCGCGATGGGAAGCGCATGGCATGCTCGCGCTGCTGTCGCCCGGGCTCTTCCTGGTCTTCGCCGTCATCATCGTGCCGATCGGCTGGCTGTTCTGGCTTTCGCTGTTCGATGAGAGCGGTCAGCTCAGCGCCGCCAATTACGCGCGCTTCTTCGAGCAGGCATCCTACATCAAGACCTTCGTCACCACCTTCAAGGTGGCCTTCACCGTCACCGGCGCCTGCGTGCTGCTCGGCTATCCCTTGGCCTACATGCTCTCGCAGCTGCCGCGTCGCGCCGCCTCCATCTGCCTGATCTTCGTCATCCTGCCGTTCTGGACCTCGGTGCTGGTGCGCACCTATGCCTGGCTGGTCATCCTGCAGCGCAAGGGACTGGTCAACACGTGGCTGATCGATCTCGGAATCATCTCCCAGCCGCTGCCGCTCGCCAACAATTTCGCCGGCGTCATCATCGGCATGACCCACATCATGCTGCCCTTCCTGGTGCTGCCGCTCTATGCCTCGATGAAGACGATCGACGTCGACTGCCTGCGCGCCGGCATGAATCTCGGCGCGAGCCCCGCCGCCACCTTCCGGCAGATCTTCTTTCCGCTGTCGCTGCCGGGCCTGGCTTCGGGCCTGGTCATCGTCTTCGTGCTCTGCCTCGGCTTCTTCGTCACGCCGGCGCTGATGGGCGGCGGCAAGGTGATCATGTGGGCGATGCGCATGGAGCAGACCACCAGCCTCTATTCCAACTGGGGCGCGGGCGCAGCACTTGGCGTCGTGCTGCTCGCCGTCACGCTGGCGCTGCTCGGCCTTTTCCACTGGCTGCTCGGCACCCGCGCGACCGGGGTCTGGAGCAGGCGATGA
- a CDS encoding ABC transporter permease, whose translation MSMENALPISHRQRLWLYALGGLVMLFLIAPSVIIVIMSFSGSSLLEFPPQEWSLRWYESYFGSLEWRDATIVSVKVAVMTAIVATLLGTAAAYAINARTLRMTGLINALLTASLIIPVILIGIGTFFLYARIGLNNTLTGLVIAHTVQALPLVVLTVLSGLRSYDMNQEMVARSLGAGRFSAFFQVTMPQIRFSIVSGALFAFITSFDEVVVSLFISGGETTTLTRRMFNALRDQIDPTIAAISTCLIVLSIVLLSAAQLFGRGR comes from the coding sequence ATGAGCATGGAAAACGCCCTGCCGATCTCGCATCGGCAACGCCTCTGGCTCTACGCGCTCGGCGGCCTCGTCATGCTGTTCCTGATCGCCCCGTCGGTGATCATCGTCATCATGTCCTTCTCCGGCTCCTCGCTCTTGGAGTTCCCGCCGCAGGAATGGTCGCTGCGCTGGTACGAAAGCTATTTCGGTTCCCTCGAATGGCGCGACGCCACCATCGTATCGGTCAAGGTAGCGGTGATGACGGCGATCGTCGCGACGCTGCTCGGCACCGCGGCGGCCTACGCCATCAACGCCCGCACGCTCAGGATGACCGGCTTGATCAACGCGCTGCTCACGGCATCGCTGATCATTCCGGTCATCCTGATCGGCATCGGCACGTTCTTCCTCTATGCCCGCATCGGCCTCAACAATACGCTGACCGGCCTCGTCATCGCGCATACGGTGCAGGCGCTGCCGCTGGTCGTGCTGACCGTGCTTTCGGGGCTGCGCTCCTACGACATGAACCAGGAGATGGTGGCGCGCAGCCTCGGCGCCGGCCGCTTCTCCGCCTTCTTCCAGGTGACGATGCCGCAAATAAGATTCTCGATCGTCTCGGGCGCGCTGTTTGCCTTCATCACCTCCTTCGACGAGGTGGTGGTGTCGCTATTCATCTCGGGCGGCGAGACCACGACGCTGACGCGGCGCATGTTCAATGCGCTGCGCGACCAGATCGATCCGACGATCGCCGCCATTTCGACTTGCCTGATCGTGCTATCGATCGTCTTGTTGTCCGCCGCCCAGCTTTTCGGCCGCGGACGTTGA
- a CDS encoding GntR family transcriptional regulator, whose amino-acid sequence MSKERKNTLRDSVFEKLKALIITGQIPPGGRVTENEIAERLKVSRTPVREAFNRLERDGLVIGRPRQGYVVAEFNITMFREAFDIRELLDGRATELAAANASAADKAKLREMLAECERLAAIPDRSTREKFEELQVGIDLHRVIAEIGGNEMLHGMLCGILDKCQQYVWTELLWLDEWKLTREEHAGIVDAICAGDVALAGERARAHVRGSRENILRLLQAKSDYQGFFAKAS is encoded by the coding sequence TTGAGCAAGGAAAGAAAAAACACGCTGCGCGACTCGGTCTTCGAGAAGCTGAAGGCGTTGATCATCACCGGCCAGATCCCGCCGGGCGGCCGCGTGACGGAAAACGAGATCGCCGAGCGCCTCAAGGTCAGCCGCACGCCGGTGCGTGAAGCCTTCAACCGGCTGGAACGCGACGGGCTGGTGATCGGCCGGCCGCGCCAGGGCTATGTGGTGGCCGAATTCAACATCACCATGTTCCGCGAGGCCTTCGACATCCGCGAATTGCTTGATGGCCGCGCGACCGAGCTGGCCGCGGCCAATGCGAGCGCCGCCGACAAGGCGAAATTGCGCGAGATGCTCGCCGAATGCGAAAGGCTGGCGGCGATCCCGGATCGCAGCACGCGCGAAAAATTCGAGGAGCTCCAGGTCGGCATCGACCTGCACCGGGTGATCGCCGAAATCGGCGGAAACGAGATGCTCCATGGCATGCTCTGCGGCATCCTCGACAAGTGCCAGCAATATGTCTGGACCGAGCTTCTGTGGCTGGACGAATGGAAGCTTACCCGCGAGGAGCACGCTGGCATCGTCGACGCGATCTGCGCCGGCGATGTGGCTCTGGCCGGCGAGCGCGCCCGCGCGCATGTGCGCGGCTCACGCGAGAACATCCTGCGCCTGCTGCAGGCCAAGTCCGACTATCAGGGATTCTTCGCCAAGGCTTCTTGA
- a CDS encoding ABC transporter substrate-binding protein gives MTKRLFIHGLAIAGLLASAAVPASAADTITVASWGGTYQEAQTKAFFDPTAKELGITIKQDTTNGLDDVRLQVTGNAVKWDITELGADECARGSKEGLFEKLDYNVIDKTGINPKLVHDDWVGISYTSVVLIYRTDVFGDKGPKTWADFWNVEKFPGRRALSGSQATETLSVAALAKGIPIDKVYPVDIDGALQSVDKIKGHIDAWWTSGAQAMQLVKDGEVDMASIWNGRAGTLKKSGAPVSFSFDQGVLTADCMVIPKGSKNKDIAMKALAKFVSPDLQANLPLYVDNGPANEKAFETGKIPPERIKDINSSPENVKKQVLQDPAFWRDTLVEATEKFNNLIQQ, from the coding sequence ATGACGAAGAGACTTTTTATTCACGGCCTGGCGATTGCCGGGCTGCTGGCATCGGCCGCCGTTCCGGCGTCGGCCGCCGACACCATCACCGTCGCCTCATGGGGCGGCACCTATCAGGAAGCGCAAACCAAGGCCTTCTTCGATCCGACGGCCAAGGAACTCGGCATCACCATCAAGCAGGACACCACCAACGGCCTCGACGACGTGCGCCTGCAGGTCACCGGCAACGCCGTCAAATGGGATATCACCGAGCTTGGCGCCGACGAATGCGCGCGCGGCTCCAAGGAAGGCCTGTTCGAGAAACTGGACTACAATGTCATCGACAAGACCGGCATCAATCCCAAGCTCGTGCATGACGACTGGGTCGGCATCTCCTACACGTCCGTCGTGCTGATCTACCGGACCGATGTCTTCGGCGACAAAGGCCCGAAGACCTGGGCCGATTTCTGGAACGTCGAGAAATTCCCCGGCCGCCGCGCGCTCTCCGGCAGCCAGGCGACGGAGACGCTGAGCGTCGCCGCTCTCGCCAAGGGCATTCCAATCGACAAGGTCTACCCGGTCGACATCGACGGTGCGCTGCAATCCGTCGACAAGATCAAGGGTCATATCGATGCCTGGTGGACCTCCGGCGCACAGGCCATGCAGCTCGTCAAGGACGGCGAGGTCGATATGGCCAGCATCTGGAACGGCCGCGCCGGCACACTGAAGAAGAGCGGTGCGCCGGTCAGCTTCTCCTTCGACCAGGGCGTGCTGACCGCCGACTGCATGGTCATCCCGAAGGGCTCGAAGAACAAGGACATCGCCATGAAGGCGCTGGCCAAGTTCGTCAGCCCCGATCTCCAGGCCAACTTGCCGCTCTATGTCGACAACGGCCCGGCCAACGAGAAGGCTTTCGAGACCGGCAAGATCCCGCCCGAGCGCATCAAGGACATCAATTCCTCACCCGAGAACGTCAAGAAGCAGGTGCTGCAGGACCCGGCCTTCTGGCGCGACACCCTCGTCGAGGCGACGGAGAAGTTCAACAACCTGATCCAGCAATGA